Proteins encoded together in one Polaribacter reichenbachii window:
- a CDS encoding saccharopine dehydrogenase family protein, whose amino-acid sequence MKNILIIGAGKSSSALIKYLLDKSDEENLRLTIGDISTENALKLIKNHKNAKAIQLDVFDAHPREKEIEKTDIVISMLPARFHLEVAKDCIKFKKHMVTASYVSKEMKALDNAAKENGLVFMNEIGLDPGIDHMSAMQVIDKIRESGAKMLLFESFCGGLVAPESDTNLWNYKFTWNPRNVVLAGQGGAAMFIQESTYKYIPYHKLFRRTEFLKIDNQKFEAYANRDSLKYRSAYGLDDIPTMYRGTIRRVGFSRAWNIFVQLGMTDDSYTIEDSENMSYRDFVNLFLAYSPSDSVELKLRSYLKIDQDDIMWEKLVELDLFNPKKKIELVNATPAQILQKILEDSWTLQENDKDMIVMQHLFGYEFNGEKHQIESSLMVLGENQTYTAMAKTVGLPVAIAALKILKGDIKTPGVQIPITKEVYKPILKELENHGIKFTERKVKYLGYNPDHITG is encoded by the coding sequence ATGAAAAATATACTAATAATTGGCGCAGGAAAATCGAGCTCAGCTTTAATTAAATATTTATTAGATAAATCTGATGAAGAAAACTTACGATTAACGATTGGAGATATATCTACAGAAAATGCGCTAAAATTAATTAAAAATCATAAAAATGCAAAAGCCATACAATTAGATGTTTTTGATGCTCATCCACGTGAAAAAGAAATCGAAAAAACAGATATTGTAATTTCGATGTTACCTGCAAGATTTCATTTAGAGGTTGCCAAAGATTGTATCAAATTTAAAAAGCATATGGTTACAGCCTCTTATGTATCTAAAGAAATGAAAGCTCTAGATAATGCTGCCAAAGAAAATGGGTTGGTTTTTATGAACGAAATTGGTTTGGATCCTGGTATAGATCATATGAGTGCAATGCAAGTCATAGATAAAATTAGAGAAAGTGGTGCAAAAATGCTGTTGTTCGAATCTTTCTGTGGTGGTTTAGTGGCTCCTGAGAGTGATACCAATCTATGGAACTACAAATTTACTTGGAATCCTAGAAATGTGGTTTTGGCTGGCCAAGGAGGAGCTGCAATGTTTATACAAGAGAGCACTTATAAATACATACCTTATCACAAATTATTTAGAAGAACAGAATTTTTAAAAATTGATAATCAAAAGTTTGAAGCTTACGCAAATCGAGATTCTTTAAAATATAGAAGTGCTTATGGTTTAGATGATATACCAACCATGTACAGAGGTACTATTAGACGTGTTGGTTTTTCTAGAGCTTGGAATATTTTTGTGCAATTAGGGATGACAGACGATTCTTATACCATTGAGGATTCTGAAAATATGAGTTATCGCGATTTTGTAAACTTATTTTTAGCATATTCTCCTTCTGATTCTGTTGAATTAAAATTACGCTCTTATCTTAAAATTGATCAAGATGATATTATGTGGGAAAAATTGGTTGAACTTGACCTTTTTAATCCGAAGAAAAAAATTGAATTGGTAAATGCAACTCCTGCTCAAATTTTACAGAAAATTTTAGAAGATTCTTGGACATTACAAGAAAATGATAAAGATATGATAGTTATGCAACACCTTTTTGGCTACGAATTTAATGGCGAAAAACATCAAATAGAAAGTAGCTTGATGGTTTTAGGGGAAAACCAAACCTATACAGCTATGGCTAAAACTGTAGGTTTACCTGTTGCAATTGCAGCTTTAAAAATTTTAAAAGGAGATATAAAAACACCTGGTGTACAAATACCAATTACTAAAGAAGTGTATAAACCTATTTTAAAGGAACTCGAAAATCACGGAATTAAATTTACCGAAAGAAAAGTAAAATATTTAGGCTATAATCCTGATCATATTACTGGGTAA
- the pckA gene encoding phosphoenolpyruvate carboxykinase (ATP) has translation MVDTSTKSISLNHLGIKNATIRYQLTSNELHQEILQKEQGVESSLGAIAVNTGEFTGRSPMDRFIVKDAITENEVWWSKINLPFEEDKFDKLYTKVVDYLSEKEIFVRDSYACADENYKLNIRVVNEHPWSNMFAYNMFLRPTEKELENFTPEWTVINAPGFMADAAVDGTRQHNFAILNFTKKIALIGGTGYTGEIKKGIFSALNFILPIYKNTLPMHCSANVGAAGDTAIFFGLSGTGKTTLSTDPNRSLIGDDEHGWTAENTVFNFEGGCYAKVINLSQEQEPEIFAAIKKGAILENVILDDNGVVDFKDTSITQNTRVSYPIYHIDNIKQPSIGENPKNIFFLTADAFGVLPPISKLTPAQAAYHFISGYTAKVAGTEAGVTEPVPSFSACFGAPFMPLHPTRYAEMLSKKMTDAGVNVWLINTGWSGGKYGVGRRMPLKYTRAMITAVLNGDLGDYRYEDYHIHSVFGVAQPRSCPGVPTELLSPRATWNNDEAYYETAFKLSNAFRHNFTQFEEFANEEIRRGGPQRYAH, from the coding sequence ATGGTAGATACAAGTACGAAATCGATTTCGTTAAATCATCTAGGAATCAAAAATGCAACAATTCGTTATCAGTTAACTTCTAATGAGTTACATCAAGAAATCTTACAAAAAGAACAAGGTGTTGAATCTTCTTTAGGTGCAATTGCAGTAAATACAGGAGAGTTTACAGGTCGTTCTCCTATGGATCGTTTTATTGTAAAAGATGCAATTACAGAAAATGAAGTTTGGTGGAGCAAGATAAATTTACCTTTCGAAGAAGACAAATTCGATAAATTATATACTAAAGTTGTTGATTATTTATCAGAAAAAGAAATTTTTGTAAGAGATAGTTATGCTTGTGCAGACGAAAATTATAAATTAAATATTCGTGTTGTAAACGAACATCCTTGGAGCAATATGTTTGCTTACAATATGTTTTTAAGACCAACAGAAAAAGAGTTAGAAAATTTTACGCCAGAATGGACCGTAATAAATGCGCCAGGTTTTATGGCAGATGCTGCTGTTGATGGAACTCGTCAACACAATTTTGCAATTTTAAATTTCACTAAAAAAATTGCTTTAATTGGTGGTACAGGTTATACAGGAGAAATTAAAAAAGGAATTTTTTCTGCCTTAAACTTTATCTTGCCAATTTATAAAAATACTTTGCCTATGCATTGTTCTGCAAATGTTGGTGCAGCTGGTGATACAGCTATTTTCTTTGGTTTATCTGGTACAGGAAAAACAACTTTATCTACAGACCCAAACAGAAGTTTAATTGGTGATGATGAACATGGTTGGACAGCCGAAAACACTGTTTTTAATTTTGAAGGTGGTTGTTATGCAAAAGTGATTAACTTATCGCAAGAACAAGAGCCAGAAATTTTTGCAGCCATTAAAAAAGGCGCAATTTTAGAAAATGTAATTTTAGATGATAATGGAGTAGTCGATTTTAAAGACACTTCTATCACTCAAAACACACGAGTTAGTTATCCTATTTATCATATAGATAATATTAAACAACCTTCTATTGGAGAAAACCCGAAGAATATTTTCTTTTTAACTGCGGATGCATTTGGAGTTTTACCTCCAATTTCTAAGTTAACACCAGCACAAGCAGCATATCATTTTATATCTGGTTATACAGCAAAAGTTGCAGGTACAGAAGCAGGAGTTACAGAACCAGTGCCAAGTTTTTCAGCTTGTTTTGGTGCGCCTTTTATGCCTTTGCACCCAACAAGATATGCAGAAATGTTAAGCAAAAAAATGACAGATGCAGGTGTAAATGTTTGGTTGATAAACACAGGTTGGTCTGGTGGTAAATATGGTGTGGGTAGAAGAATGCCATTAAAATATACAAGAGCAATGATTACTGCTGTTTTAAATGGAGATTTAGGCGATTATAGATACGAAGATTACCATATTCATTCAGTATTTGGTGTAGCACAACCAAGATCTTGTCCTGGCGTGCCAACAGAATTATTGAGTCCGAGAGCAACTTGGAATAACGATGAAGCTTATTATGAAACTGCGTTTAAATTATCGAATGCATTTAGACATAATTTTACGCAATTCGAAGAATTTGCTAATGAAGAAATTCGAAGAGGAGGACCTCAAAGATATGCTCATTAG
- a CDS encoding DUF423 domain-containing protein yields the protein MFKNLIITCFLGLSAVVLGAFGAHALKESLTLTELQSFETAVRYQMYHTIVLLFVNTYVGFSLKQKNTISYLFFLGILFFSGSIYLIQLTKITAKSIWFITPLGGLFFIIAWISMIIIFAKKFKIN from the coding sequence ATGTTTAAAAATTTAATAATCACTTGCTTTTTAGGTTTATCAGCAGTTGTTTTAGGGGCATTTGGTGCACACGCTTTAAAAGAAAGTTTAACTCTAACAGAATTACAAAGTTTTGAAACTGCTGTTCGTTATCAAATGTATCATACCATTGTTTTGTTGTTTGTAAACACTTATGTTGGGTTTTCTTTAAAACAAAAAAATACAATTAGTTACCTTTTTTTCTTAGGAATTCTATTTTTTTCAGGCTCAATTTATTTAATTCAATTAACTAAAATTACGGCTAAATCCATTTGGTTTATTACCCCTTTAGGAGGATTGTTTTTTATAATTGCTTGGATTTCAATGATTATTATATTCGCAAAGAAATTTAAAATCAACTAA